The Myxococcota bacterium DNA window CGTCCTGTACTCCACCGCCAAGTTCGGGGTCGTGGGCCTGTCCGAGACACTCCAGCTCGAGCTGGGCGCGTTCGGGATCGGAGTCAGCGTGTTGTGTCCCGGGCCGGTGGCGACCGACATCGTCGCGCGCACGGCCCGGAGCCAGCCCCCCGCGAACGAGTCACTGAGCGACGAGCAGCGCAAGCTCCGAGCCGAGCGCCTCGGCCTGGCGACCCGAGTGCTGCAGCAGGGCGTGAGTCCGGACCGGGTCGGGGAGCGGGTCCTCGAGGCGGTGCTCGGGAACCGCCTCTACATCCACACCGATCGCATCATGGAGCAGCTGATCGCGGCGCGAGCCCAGGCGCTGCTCGACGCGCTGCCCGAGGCGTGAGCCCGTAGCTCGAGGGCCTCAGCGTTCCTTGCGCGGGTCGGCAGCCGGAGGAAGCACGCCGTAGCTGTCGAGGTCGGCGCGGTCGGCGACCTGGCCACCCTTCGGTACCTCGGAGTCCGGGCTCTGTCGCGTCGCGCGCTTCAGCTCGGCCCGCTCGGCCTTCTTCTGCTCACGCATCCGCTTCTGGACGGACATCTTCCTGGACCGCGCCACGCGGCCTCCTTCGGTGTTGGTTAGGAGAGTGGGGAAGGAGAAGAGGGGCGAGAGAGGGCATTGCGCGCTCTCCCGCCCGAGGCTCCTAGTAGCGCGGGCCTCGGCCGCCGCCGCCGCCGCGACCACCGCCGCCGCCGCCGCCGCCGCCCGGACGAGGCTTGTCCTGCGCCTCGTTCACCTTCAGCGCGCGGCCACCGAGCTGAGTGCCGTCGAGCGCCCGGATGGCGTCGGTGGCCCCGCTGGGCTCCGACATCTCGACGAACGCGAATCCGCGCGGACGACCGGTCTCTCGATCGGTGATCACTTTGACGGATTCCACGCTGCCGTGACGCTCGAAGAGCTCACGCAGCTCGTCTTCCGTCGAGCTGAAAGGAAGATTGCCTACATAGATCTTGTTGCCCATTTTCCGAATGAATCCTCGTCGCAAACCCAAATCCGTTGGGTACGACCTGCTCTGGCTCCCATCCAGAACGTCTGAACGATAGCCCCTGAGCGGGCCGAGAAGGAGTCCGACGGGGAACAGATACGGGCCGTAAAGGCGACGGCCTGCTAGCCGATCGAACGTCTCTCGAGGCGGGAACCCTAGCAAGAATCCACACGACCCTCTAGAGCGATCGAATTTCCGGGCGCACCGGGCCTTCATGGCCCTGCCTTTCGCCTAGGATAGGTGCCCAACCCCGAAGGAGATCGCGCTTGAGCACCTCGCCCCGCACCTCTGCACCCACGCGCGGGCTGGCCGCGGCGCTCTGCGCGTTGCTCGCGCTCGCGAGCTGCAACCGGCCCGCCCATCTTGCCGCCCAGGGGTCGCCCATCCCGCGCATCTTGAAGGCGGGCGAGCTGCGCGTCGGCACCAGCGCGGACTCGCCTCCGATGACGGTGCACGACAAGAACGGGAAGCTGATGGGACTCGAGATCGACTTGATGGAAGCGCTGGGCGCGACCATGAACGTGAAAGTGCGCTTCGTCGAGATGCCTTTCGCGGAGCTGATTCCGGCGCTCGAGCGCAGTGACATCGACCTGGCCGTCGCGGGCATGACCATCACGCCGGAACGCAACGCGCGCGTGGCTTTCGCGGGGCCCTACTTCATCTCCGGCAACACGCTGCTCACGCGCACGCGCGAGCTGGCCGACGGCGACGACGCCGCGAAGCTCGACGATCCGAAGCTGTCTTTCGCGGCGCTCAAGGGCTCGACCAGCGAGGCCTTCGTGCGCAGTCACTTGCCGAAGGCCAAGCTCGTCGCGGTGCCCGACAACGACGCGGGCGTGAGGGCGCTGCTCGCGGGCGAGGTCGACGGCCTGCTCTCCGACCTGCTGGTGTGCACGGTGGCGCGCATGCGCCACCCCGATGCCGGGCTCTACATGCGCTTCCCGCCACTCTCGACCGAGCCGCTCGGCGTCGCGCTGGTCCCCGACTCGATGCTGTTCCTCAACCTGGTGACGAACTACCTGAAGACGCTGGAAGAGACTGGCGAGCTGGCGCAGCTGAAGGCCAAGTGGATCGGCGGGGGCGAGTGGCTGGAGCGCCTGCCATGACGAGTCGGCGCTGCGCGGCGGTCACGCTCGCGCTGCTCGCGGCCGTGCTCGCGCCCGCCGCGCGCGCGGATCGCACCGTGCTCCTGGACTCGACCTACGACGACCGCGATGCCGGACGCGACGCCGCCAAAGGCGTCGAGGCGCAGATCGGCCTGCTCGGCGACGCCGGGCTCGACCGGTACATCCAGGGGATCGGCGACAAGCTGCTGCGCGCGATCCCGAACCGGCCCTTCGAGTACCAGTTCCGGGTCGTCGATCAGGCCGCGCCGAACGCATTCGCCCTGCCCGGGGGACACATCTTCGTGTCGCGCGGCCTGCTGGTGCTGGCCAACGACGAGGACGAGCTGGCCTGCGTGATCGGCCACGAGATCGGTCACGTGGTGAAGCGCCACGCCGCCGCGCAGCAAGAGAGCGCGCGCGGCGCGTTCCCGCTTTTGAACTCGATGCTGCGCGCGGGCCAGTCGGCCGCCTTCTCGCGCGACCTCGAGCGCAGCGCGGACCACGACGGCCAGATCCTGTGCGCCGCGGCGGGCTACGACCCGCGCGGACTGGCGCGCTTCCTCGAGTCACTCATGAACTGGGAGAAGCTCGAGACGGGCAACGTGCGCGAGGCCAGCTTCTTCGACAGTCACCCGCTGTCGTCCGAGCGCGCGACCATCGCGCGCGTCGAGGCGAGCGAGCTGCGCTGGACGCGCGATCCGAAGCTCGGCGACCCGCGCGCGGCGCTGCTCGCGCACATCGACGGCCTCGCGGTCGGACAGAACCCCGCGGCTGGCATGTTCCTGGCCGACGTGTTCGTGCACCCCGCGCTCGGCTTCAAGCTGCGCTTCCCGCGCGGCTGGGCCAAGGCCAACACACCCCAGGCCGTGGGCGCGCAGTCACCGCGCGGCAACGCCGTGGTGTATCTCGCCAACGACGTTCCGAAGGGCGAGCCGCGCCAGGTCGCCGAGGCCTGGGCCGCGGAGAACGTGAAGGGCAAGGGCGAGATCGACAAGGCAGCGGCCTTCGCGGTCGGCGGGCTGCCCGCCTGGCGCCTCGACGTGTCGGGCAGCTCGATGCGCGCGATCGTCACGTTCATCCCGTTTGCCAACGACGTCTGGCGCCTGATGGGGGCCGCGGTCGAAGACAAGGACCTGGAGGCGACGCTCGCCACCACGCGCAGCTTCCGCGCGCTGACCGACGACGACCGCGCCGCGCTGCGCGTGACCCGCCTGGCGATCGAGCGCGCCCAAGCCGGCGAGGACCTGAGCAGCTTCACGTCCCGCACGCACAACGCCTGGGGCTCGTACCCGACCGCGATCTACAACGGGCTGTCGCCGAGCCAGCGCTTCGAGGGCGGCGAGACGGTCAAGATCGCGCGCGAGGAGCCGTACTCTCCGCCGGGGAACGGAGCCACGGCACCGTAGCTGCTACCAGCTCACCGTCGTCAGGTCGTCGCCCGCGATCAGCTCGCCCGTGAATCCGCCCTTCCGGACCTCGTCGGTGAAGGGCTTGTATCCGCCGCGCGGCAGCGGGATGAAGTGGGTGAGCACGAGCCGCCGCACGCGCGCGCGCTCGGCAGCGGCGCCCAGATCGACGGCGTCGGCGTGATACTCGGCGATGGCTTCGAAGCGCGTGCCCTTCGCGGACTCGGCGAACGAGCGCAAGCGCACCTCGTGCACCAGGACGTCCACGCCGGCCGCGAGCGCTTCGACCTCGGCACAGACCCGCGTGTCACCGCTCACGACCACCGAGCCGGTGGGGCCTTCGATCTTGTAGGCCACGGCGGGCAGCACCGGCTCGTGGTGCACCGACACGGCCGTGACGGCGACTGTTCCGAAGCGCGCGACCTCGACGGGCTGCTTCGCGGGCTCGAAGGCAGTCACTTCCACCGTGGGCGGGCCGCCGTGATTCGCGTGCTCGATGCGGACCGCGATGTCGTCCTGCCAGGGGTCGAGCACGCGCGCGGCGAAGCGCGCCGTCGGTCCCGCGGGAGCCACGATCCGCGTCCGGTGCGCGCCGGCGAGCCAGCGCGACAAGACCAGGTCGGCCAGAGCCACGAGATGGTCGGAGTGGTGGTGCGTGAGCAGCACCGCGTCGAGGCTCGGCAGCGGCGTGCCGGAGCCGGCGA harbors:
- a CDS encoding RNA-binding protein, which gives rise to MGNKIYVGNLPFSSTEDELRELFERHGSVESVKVITDRETGRPRGFAFVEMSEPSGATDAIRALDGTQLGGRALKVNEAQDKPRPGGGGGGGGGRGGGGGRGPRY
- a CDS encoding transporter substrate-binding domain-containing protein, producing MSTSPRTSAPTRGLAAALCALLALASCNRPAHLAAQGSPIPRILKAGELRVGTSADSPPMTVHDKNGKLMGLEIDLMEALGATMNVKVRFVEMPFAELIPALERSDIDLAVAGMTITPERNARVAFAGPYFISGNTLLTRTRELADGDDAAKLDDPKLSFAALKGSTSEAFVRSHLPKAKLVAVPDNDAGVRALLAGEVDGLLSDLLVCTVARMRHPDAGLYMRFPPLSTEPLGVALVPDSMLFLNLVTNYLKTLEETGELAQLKAKWIGGGEWLERLP
- a CDS encoding M48 family metalloprotease — translated: MTSRRCAAVTLALLAAVLAPAARADRTVLLDSTYDDRDAGRDAAKGVEAQIGLLGDAGLDRYIQGIGDKLLRAIPNRPFEYQFRVVDQAAPNAFALPGGHIFVSRGLLVLANDEDELACVIGHEIGHVVKRHAAAQQESARGAFPLLNSMLRAGQSAAFSRDLERSADHDGQILCAAAGYDPRGLARFLESLMNWEKLETGNVREASFFDSHPLSSERATIARVEASELRWTRDPKLGDPRAALLAHIDGLAVGQNPAAGMFLADVFVHPALGFKLRFPRGWAKANTPQAVGAQSPRGNAVVYLANDVPKGEPRQVAEAWAAENVKGKGEIDKAAAFAVGGLPAWRLDVSGSSMRAIVTFIPFANDVWRLMGAAVEDKDLEATLATTRSFRALTDDDRAALRVTRLAIERAQAGEDLSSFTSRTHNAWGSYPTAIYNGLSPSQRFEGGETVKIAREEPYSPPGNGATAP
- a CDS encoding MBL fold metallo-hydrolase, translated to MNRVVLTGTGVPVPDPERAGAGTLVEVDGVRLQVDAGRGTVLRLAGSGTPLPSLDAVLLTHHHSDHLVALADLVLSRWLAGAHRTRIVAPAGPTARFAARVLDPWQDDIAVRIEHANHGGPPTVEVTAFEPAKQPVEVARFGTVAVTAVSVHHEPVLPAVAYKIEGPTGSVVVSGDTRVCAEVEALAAGVDVLVHEVRLRSFAESAKGTRFEAIAEYHADAVDLGAAAERARVRRLVLTHFIPLPRGGYKPFTDEVRKGGFTGELIAGDDLTTVSW